In the Oncorhynchus tshawytscha isolate Ot180627B linkage group LG17, Otsh_v2.0, whole genome shotgun sequence genome, TCCTTGACACTTTTGGGGACGTATTTCCTACAGTttttacactatatacacaattCATATATTATTTACTATTATCATTATTGTTATCGTAACTTAAAAACTTAACTTACAGTACGCTCTGTACATTGCAATGGAAGCACAGTGTGATTTCACTGAGGTATGTATAAATTATGAAATTCTCATCACTAGTGGATATAACGTTTTTTGGGATACTCATCCGATTGTGTGATTTTCTTTTTCAAAGGAAAACATGCAGCAAATTAGGCCATGGTGGTGACTAGTTCTCCTGTGGAACTTTCCCATGACATAAGTCTTGAACATTATCAAAAAGTTTAAAATCACATGTTTCACTGTAGCCAGACTGACCTGAATATATATTTccgtatgtaatgtatgtaatgtatgtcgTTCACTCACTAAGGTCTGAAGGAGACAGGTTGAAAGATGGAAAAAGGAGGCGAAAACAAAACACACTACAGGTAGGTGtcatatgatgagtggtatagtcTTAAACCAATGTTCAAAGATTTAACcacccacccccccctctccaaTATATTTCAGGATGATGTAGAAGACGTCCCCCCCACCAAGAAGTCACAGCATGTCACATCAGCATCCAGCTCTGCAGGATCAGGTACTGTATAGGCTATTAGATAAAGTAAGGTGCATTCTGGTCCACACATCCCTAGAGGTTCCCTTACATTACTTAATGACCCCAGTCTGTTTTCTTTCTAGACGAAACTGAAAACAAAATGCACGGCGAACTGGGAGCTGTGAACTGGGTATGTAGTCTACTGTGTAATGCTGAAGGCTTGATGCGTGGCAAGATATAATAGTTGTGATGACTTGTTGAGTAGTTCTAGATATCACTGAACACCCCTTTAGTAATAGTGGCTTTTGTTTGCATGGTGGTATTGTGAAAGTGGGGTGTAAATTTGACTTGATCACCCAATGAGGCATTACTCTTAATATGTATACTTCCTTTTTCTTTAATGAAGCAGATGTTCTTCTAAGGGGCACCCACTGTTTCCCTCCCTAGTATAATTGGGATGGACAGGGAAGACCGCATTACAACCCTTAAAGAACTACGGTTGTATGATggtctggatgaagaggaaaatATTCCCCTCAAGGAACCATTCATGTTCCAATTACATAGAGATGATGAGATGTTCTATGTGACAAGAAGAAAATATTCTCCTCAAGGAACCATTCATGTTCCAGTTACAGAGAGATGATGAGATGTTCTATGTGGAGGCAGTTGACAACAAGAAAATGACTGTCTTTGCCTCTTTAGAGGAGCAGGAGTGAAGCCATTTTTGAGGAGTGTCAAACCTTGTTTTTGTCTGCTGTCTTAATTGTTAATTGTGTTGTTTAGTAAAAATGACGTAGAAGTCACCCGAGTCTCTGATCTCTGTACTGGAGCTGGTATAACTTAATGTACAAAGCACATTCAGTTTGTCAGTATGTCTATATGGTATAGTCTGTCTCCATTCTCATGAGGAaagtaaatagcattataaatcaggATATGTAGTAACTGTATATATATGCTCAATGAAATAACATTTATCAACACAATTCTAACAGTACATGACATACATAACAGGTCTGTTGTTCACTGCAACAATATCTGTAGCTTGTCTCAAATAGAGCATGAAGCAAAATGTGTTACAACACATCTGCTGGTACTTTATAGCATATTTCTTATGATCTTCGATCTTCTGAAATACGTTCGTATTCAACGTGCGCCTTACGcaaacgtgtgtgtttgtatgatttTTTTCCATAGTATTTTTTTCCATTTAAATTCTTTTTAAAATGATGCACACAACAACTACAAAAAGacagaaatatacaaacaagagtacataaaCCTAACAGACAGGGGTATTACATATCAAGAATCATTTGACATTTGTTAAATACTTTTATGGTGCGTAttgctttttttgtttttacatttactgatcatttcaaaataatatttcattTCTATGTTAAATAATGTGAAGAGGCTTTTGTTCTCTGCCCACTTCATTTTATGAACgataaacaaatgaacaatgaaagttaaatcagggtccatatcatttggatcaaaataaaacatattatgtgtgtgtttgtattcagcGTGTGACTGTCAAACCTCAGATGGACAAAAAAAGGTGGGCGGGGTCAACAGTTTGACTCCGCCCACATTGAGCCCAGCCCCGAATTGCACACTGCAGTCTGGGGTACTTGGCTGTAACTGGCAAGCTTCCTTTCCAGAGCGCCTTGATGCTGTAACTCCTAAAttggttgtctcttctctcttcagtcgcgtgctgcattctgttgttatgtgaacgattggctgagccttggatacagccgGTATTGCTCCAAACGCGTATCACTCGTTCgcttacagccagtagtgatccAACACCCCAAACTTTTCTCATCGGATCTACACAAATTACGTAGGtcacctattttggattcaaaacgGCGAATTTCGCCAAAGGGTGACTAGTTTACATCTCTTGGGTATGCttatcatcggcaaggactagggagttttttagggtAAAAATAAACAGAgtaaagcacaggcaaaatcctagaggaaaacctggttgtctgctttccaacagacactgggagaaaatCCCTCatctttcagtaggacaatagcctaaaacacaaAATCAATTATACACTggctcctgagtggcctagttacagttttgacttaaatcagcttgtaAATCTATAGccagacttgaaaatgtctgtctaacAGTGGTCAAcgaccaacttgacagagcttgaagaatttttcaaagaataaatgggcaaatattgtacaatccaggtgtgcaaaactctttGAGATTTTAcagatgtaatcactgccaatggtgattctaacaatattgactcagaggtgtgaatacttatgtaaataagagatttctgtatttcactttcaataaatgtgttaaaaaaaaaatctaaacgtaTTTACACTcattaatggggtattgtgtgtagataggtaAAACACATTTTTTATCCATTCTGAATTTAGGctttaacacaaaatgtggaataagtcaatgggtatgaatactttgaaggcactgtatgtactttGCCAAGATTGATCAAAGTCAACCAAATGACTTATTTAGTTAATGTTAAATcttcaaataaaaaaacaaatacaatttattAAAAAAGACCTTTATTTAAGACATTCCTGAATGTCAGCTGCATGTTATCAGAGTGGTATTCAAAGAACAATACAAAGACCGTGTGACAAACATATGAAAAAATATCCTTTAAAACAAATACAGAATAAACATAATTCACTCGCTACCAACCCAGAAATCTGATTTGAGAGTTGCACACCTAAAGGGAAGTTATTACTTCCATAGTGATTTATAATCTGCCAAAGCAGTTACAGGCATGGGCAGGAAAAAAGGGCTACTACAAGAACAAAAACAAGACATGTAGTGTTACCTTTAACCGGTTAGGGAGCATTAAAACATTAAATATACACACTTAATGTGTTCTCGTTGCGTCTGGGTCTGTTCGGAGATGTAAAGTGTGTACAATAGGGTTACATAGCGTTAAACAAGAATGTAGCCTCCAACAGCAGGGAGGCTACTCGTCATCATCCTCATCgtcatcctcctcatcatcttCGTCGTCGTCGTCCTCCGCAGCTGCTGATGAGGCAGTATCCACTCTACCATTGGTGCGGTATGATGCAATATCCTGTGGGACACATCATAATTACTTATAGAGCCAGACAGATATGTTTGGACCCAAAACCAATATATCTGCTGACATACTGTTTTACAGAGGGAAAATTAAAAAGTGATTTTCCCACACTGAATTCTCAAATTGCCATCCAAAATAGCAGTTGTCCAAGAAATATGCTTCAGATGTTGATTTCTTACATTTGGACAACGGCATCATGACAATGGCGTTCAGATCAGCATGAAATTCCCCTTTTTCATCCTATTTATTGAATATTGGTAGAATTATCTGCACCCATCTTATTCAAAATCAGAAGTTCGTAGGTTAACATCTAAGATGATTGAATAGAGGATAATCACAGAAAAGCCAGAATTCCAGTCATTGTGAAAACCCCATCTCTGAAAGTTGTATCAAAGCCCTGCTCACCTTGTCGTATTTCTCCTTCAGCGTGGCTGCCTTCTTCTCGTACGGCTTCTTCTCCTCAGCTGCAGAGCTGTTCCACATCACTCCCAGCTTCTTAGCAGTGTCTCCAATGGACAGGCCTGGGTGCTCGCTCTTTATCTTGGCCCGGAAGTCAGCACAGAAGATGAAGAACGCAGACCTGAGAAACCAAACAAACACATGTCAATTCAAAGGGAAGTTTAATTCCCCTCTCGGATTGCTATCCAGTCTGTCATGCAAACCTCGTGAATTATGGTACATACGGCGGTCTCTTGGGGGCATTGGGATCCTTAAACCTCTTCTTTTTCTGGCCATTGGGTGGGATGTAGTTCTTCATTTCTCTCTCGTAGCGGACCTTGTCTTGCTTTGCCATGTCCTCAAACGTTCCTTTTTCTTTAGGAGACATGGGCTGGATGTAGAGGTATAAATTCAGATTACACATCCACATGGCCACAGCAAGACTGTCCACAAGGTCACTCAAGTGTAACAAAACATACCAAGGTGGAAATAAATTCAAAACCATTCTGAATATGGACCAGAAACATGTCACTTCACAATCATTCACTGGTGTGTAATGCTACCTTCCATCGCTCTGAGCATTTCTTGGAGAACTCGGCGAAGTTGACGCTGGCTTCGGGCTGTTTCTTCTTGTGCTCCGCCCTGCAGGTCTGCACGAAGTAAGCATATGAGGACATCTTGCCTCTCGGCTTCCTAGGATCTTTCCCCATGGTGACTTGTGTAGGTCTAGTAGGAGAGGATATAGACAGAGTTTCAACATAACAAGGATAAATTCACCCTGAGCTTTGGCCATTTAAATGAGTGTCCCTCCCTAGCTGCCCATAACAAAGAATGGGGCCTGGGGGTGTGCACATTTGTCTTCTCCTTTTTGAAAATAAACTATTGTAATCGCTAATAATTATCACTTGCTGCATGACGGCAAAACCTTTTTTGCAAATAATTAAAGGTGCAATTGTGCATATGGATGGTGCAgcgtagctagcaagctacaatGGCAGTTCGCTAGCATCGAATCCAACCCCCTCTGAACACCAAAACAAAGCATAGCTATCATGGATCCATCCCATTGTTGTGTCGTAGGtaatagctagctacctagccttGCAGTGAGCCgttatagctagctaaataaCGTGTTAGTGTTGCAAAAGACAACACGGATACCTAATCTGACTCGTATCAAATGGGACAAAACAAAAACTACTAACGTTAGCTACGATACAGCAAATAAAATCTGTTAACGTTGTTAATGTCAGCGCAACGGGCCAAGCTTGCCAGTTAGCTTCTAGCTAGAGCAAAAATAACTAACGCTAGATAGACGTAGTACAATATAACTCGTTAGATATGTCTGGCTTCCATGAGTTTTTAAAACCAACTAACGTTAACGTAATTAAAGTCACGAAAATGTTTTAGGTGGTGCCTAAAAATGTGCTGGCTAGCAGTTGTTTACTGTCTTTTGTTAGCCCACATTTCACTTACATAGCTAGTTAGCAAGCAAATGCTTTATGAATGCTCAGCAAAATACACTAAATATTTGAACAAAAATAAATGTCCATGTTGCTATTTCTCATAATTAGCAACGTATTCTAGCTAATATTTTGGGTGTAAATACATACCCTCAGTTAGCTAACCAGCTAACGTTATGCTTCATCAAACAACAATGGGACGATGATTAATATTCGCTAGTAGCGCAAACAATGACGTCACTCTCATATGGTAATGAAgaattcttcaaaataaaagcacgCATTTCTAAACATACAAATGTAAATCTTATTCGGTGGGGTTTTAGTCAAGTGGCCAGGGTTCCGGTCTAGAAGCACATTTTCGACTGCTACTACAGTTTTGCTTCCATACTGCAGATGCCCACCCAGAAATACAATTTCCATACAAGGCCACATAGAGATGTCAGATCAGAAAATTCCTAATAATACACTAATTGTCGCTGAGGCTGATTTTTTCCCCCATCACTCACAGCCGAAGATATTATGTTTATAGTTTATATTCATCCAATGTCTGACATGTTTTTGGATGACGTGATGACGCCGTTGTTGCTACCTGTGCGCACTGAGTGCTAGTGTGCCTGTGGTGTTGGTCTGTGTAAACTGGGGATGCAAATCCTGGTCCGTATAAACCGGATGCAACACAGATATAGATGAATCGGCATATGCAAATATCAGTAGATTACCTTGAAAACAACGGACGTCCGGACATCTTGGACGCAGTCTCCAGTTCTTATTTACCTCAGTGGTTTTAGTAGCCTCGTATGAAGCATCCTGATTTAGAGAAACAGAATGTAAGCTTGTGAGATCAGGATGGTTTGTACGAGGCTAGGGTTTTAGTGCAGACGACATCTAACACGTTATATTGCCTCCCACTACTGTATTCAAGGTAGAAAAGAAAAACATATTTGAAGGGAAAAAACTAACTTAAtcgacaaaacaaaacaaagcaaaACAGACTCCCACTTCTTCCATCCATCGTTGAAAGTTCCATGTTTCCCAACTCAGGCTCTGGGGCCTGAGAGGGTAGTAAAAAGGCTCGTGATAGCCTTTCATGTAAACTCCTTCGCCGACAAGTCCTCCAATCTCAGGAACCTCTGACGCATCCACAATGATGTCCATCTTTCTAGACTTTTCTCCACTTTGGCAGTGCCGCTGATCACCATAGCCATAAATAGTACAAAGTTCACCTTCTTAACCTGTAAAATATCTGTAGCCTGCAGGTAATGCCTATCCACCACCATGGGGCCTTCAGGACCGCTCGATCCCTCAATCCTATTGACAGCGACTGCAAATGATATATTCTGGATGGACCTGACTTTAGCCATTTTCCTTCACCCTTGTTGGGCATTCCTAAAATGAAGCAACATGGTtcccaccacaattgcaacatTTCACATGATCAAAACTCAAACCACACTCAATATGATCTTCTCCACAACtttcatctttcaatcacagACACTTTCCACGTGTTAAAAGGCACAACAGCAATCGCAATCTTGGTACAAATGCTCGTACACAGTAATTCACATACCTCAACTTCTCCTCGATTTGGAGGGACTTCACTTCAAAAAACAAAAGAACAGATACTCTTCACGTTCTCTCCATTAACTACTCATTTCATCCAACGTGCATCAATCACTCCAGGGATATTTTACATTTCTTCCAATTGCACTTCCCACAAAATGCCAGATATTACCCCCTTGAGGGGTGCCCTGATCCGAAGAGCTacgcacaacatgacaacattcTCGACTCCAGTACAACGTAACCCAAGCTATTTCTGCTTATCAGGAGTACACGAAATCAAAACAAGTCCACTTCTCGTAATCCTTACTGCATTTACTTAAACCATCACTCTTTCCACCAGCT is a window encoding:
- the LOC112216705 gene encoding high mobility group-T protein, with amino-acid sequence MGKDPRKPRGKMSSYAYFVQTCRAEHKKKQPEASVNFAEFSKKCSERWKPMSPKEKGTFEDMAKQDKVRYEREMKNYIPPNGQKKKRFKDPNAPKRPPSAFFIFCADFRAKIKSEHPGLSIGDTAKKLGVMWNSSAAEEKKPYEKKAATLKEKYDKDIASYRTNGRVDTASSAAAEDDDDEDDEEDDDEDDDE